The following are from one region of the Haloactinomyces albus genome:
- a CDS encoding sugar phosphate isomerase/epimerase family protein translates to MDRSTEHSRRGFLRTATGTAIAAGASAAWMGTAVAGTPPARGRHLPPSKIGIQLYTMRNLMSESVEDTLTFLSRVGYAEVEFAGLHGYSPERMRDLLQHLKLRAPSSHDSIPSNRDQLEQLLEQARTLGQRWIVLPYFAADDLAGYHQLAERLNWAGEAARKHGLRVGYHNHAHEFDSLGGTRPYDVLLRETDPHLVDFELDVYWAIKAGVDPVELFDHAPGRFPLSHIKGMAADGSFADVGEGVLDYGRIFAEKERAGMHHYFVERDDLPHPRETAEDSYRHLRQLTF, encoded by the coding sequence ATGGACAGATCCACCGAACACAGCCGACGTGGTTTTCTGCGCACCGCGACGGGAACGGCCATCGCGGCGGGAGCCTCGGCCGCATGGATGGGAACCGCCGTCGCCGGTACGCCCCCGGCCCGTGGCCGTCACCTGCCCCCGAGCAAGATCGGCATCCAGCTCTACACGATGCGCAATCTGATGAGCGAGTCCGTGGAGGACACACTCACCTTCCTCTCCCGCGTCGGCTACGCGGAAGTCGAATTCGCGGGCCTGCACGGCTACAGCCCCGAGCGCATGCGCGATCTGCTGCAGCACCTCAAGCTCCGGGCACCCTCGAGCCACGACAGCATTCCGTCCAATCGGGACCAGTTGGAGCAGCTTCTGGAGCAGGCCCGCACGCTGGGGCAGCGCTGGATCGTGCTCCCCTACTTCGCCGCCGACGACCTGGCGGGGTATCACCAGCTCGCCGAGCGCCTCAACTGGGCAGGCGAAGCCGCCCGCAAGCACGGCCTCCGCGTCGGCTACCACAACCACGCCCACGAGTTCGACTCCCTCGGCGGGACACGTCCGTACGACGTCCTGCTGCGCGAGACCGATCCGCATCTCGTCGACTTCGAGCTCGACGTCTACTGGGCGATCAAGGCGGGCGTGGACCCGGTCGAGCTGTTCGATCACGCACCGGGGCGCTTCCCGCTCAGCCACATCAAGGGCATGGCCGCCGACGGTTCCTTCGCCGACGTGGGAGAAGGCGTCCTCGACTACGGACGCATCTTCGCCGAGAAGGAGCGTGCGGGCATGCACCACTACTTCGTCGAACGCGACGACCTCCCGCATCCCCGGGAAACCGCCGAGGACAGTTACCGCCACCTCCGTCAATTGACATTCTGA
- a CDS encoding Gfo/Idh/MocA family protein codes for MTDRQLLGVGMVGHAFMGAAHSQAWRTVGRVFDLPMRPSMAVLCGRRASNTTAAADKLGWAAVETDWKELIRRDDVHLIDICTPGDSHSEIAIAALEAGKHVLCEKPLANSVAAATAMTEAAQRARQRGVRSMVGFNYRRVPALSLARRMVADGRIGTVRHVRAQYLQDFIADPQLPMMWRLDRDRAGSGALGDVGAHIVDLTQFVTGERIAGVSGLTATFVPERPLDDGSGQYAPVTVDDAAIFLARLTGGGIATFEATRFATGRKNAMRLEINGSAGSIAFDFESMNELHFHDHTESPDTGGFRRILATEPSHPYVEAWWPPGHGLGYEHTFTHEMRDLVDAIATGTDPAPSFADGLAVQQVLDAVERSAADRSCWTEVSPS; via the coding sequence ATGACAGACAGGCAACTGCTCGGCGTCGGCATGGTGGGCCACGCCTTCATGGGCGCCGCCCACTCGCAGGCCTGGCGCACCGTCGGCCGGGTCTTCGACCTGCCGATGCGTCCCTCGATGGCCGTGCTGTGCGGCCGCCGCGCGAGCAACACCACCGCGGCAGCGGACAAGCTCGGATGGGCAGCGGTCGAAACCGACTGGAAAGAGCTGATCCGCCGGGACGACGTCCACCTCATCGACATCTGCACTCCCGGTGACAGCCACTCCGAGATCGCGATCGCCGCGCTCGAGGCAGGCAAGCACGTGCTTTGCGAGAAACCACTGGCCAATTCGGTCGCCGCCGCCACAGCGATGACCGAAGCCGCCCAGCGAGCCCGGCAGCGGGGCGTGCGCAGCATGGTCGGGTTCAACTACCGGCGGGTTCCCGCCCTGTCCCTGGCACGCAGGATGGTCGCCGACGGGCGCATCGGCACGGTCCGCCACGTCCGCGCACAGTATCTGCAGGATTTCATCGCCGATCCGCAACTGCCCATGATGTGGCGCCTCGACCGCGACCGTGCCGGCTCGGGGGCTCTCGGCGACGTCGGAGCCCACATCGTCGATCTCACGCAGTTCGTCACCGGCGAGCGGATCGCGGGCGTATCCGGCCTGACCGCCACGTTCGTACCCGAACGCCCCCTGGATGACGGCAGTGGACAGTACGCCCCCGTGACGGTCGACGATGCGGCGATCTTTCTCGCCCGCCTGACCGGCGGAGGAATCGCCACCTTCGAGGCCACCCGCTTCGCCACCGGGCGCAAGAACGCGATGCGGCTCGAGATCAACGGCTCGGCAGGCAGCATCGCCTTCGACTTCGAGTCGATGAACGAACTGCACTTTCACGACCACACCGAAAGCCCCGACACCGGCGGATTCCGCAGAATCCTGGCGACCGAGCCCTCACACCCGTACGTGGAAGCGTGGTGGCCACCGGGCCACGGCCTCGGCTACGAGCACACCTTCACGCACGAGATGCGCGACCTGGTCGACGCGATCGCGACCGGAACCGATCCCGCGCCGTCGTTCGCCGACGGCCTCGCGGTGCAGCAGGTACTCGACGCCGTCGAGCGCAGCGCTGCCGACCGCAGCTGCTGGACGGAAGTAAGCCCCTCCTGA
- a CDS encoding substrate-binding domain-containing protein: MSQATSGATHRRRFLFGGAAVGAGALLAGCTGSGNSEAGGTSDLVGQQQQQGANTKPGKTVTIGLSIPSDDHGWMGAIGDNAVAQAESLSDVKLEATEGTNDVNQQISQVQTLINKKVDVLAILPFNGESLTAVAQKAMQAGIPVVNIDRVFASKIAYRTWVGGDNYGMGVSAGNFIASRLKEQGKTNNPNIVEIAGIDNLPLTQERSSGFSEALESHGFTVTVRQAAEFTPQSGRTVMGNVLQSQDSIDAVWNHDDNQGVGVLAAINQANRSGEFFMVGGAGSKNMMEHIKSADGPMVATVLYPPTMSASAINIARLIAQERSMADLVEPAVPSEITLHSATVTKDNVDQYLDIGF; encoded by the coding sequence ATGTCGCAAGCCACCAGCGGAGCCACCCACCGCCGCCGCTTCCTGTTCGGCGGAGCCGCCGTCGGCGCGGGCGCCCTCCTGGCCGGTTGTACGGGCAGTGGCAACAGCGAGGCGGGCGGTACCAGTGATCTCGTCGGTCAGCAGCAACAGCAGGGCGCCAACACCAAACCCGGCAAGACGGTGACGATCGGCCTGTCCATCCCCTCCGACGACCACGGGTGGATGGGGGCCATCGGCGACAATGCCGTCGCCCAGGCGGAGAGTCTCTCCGACGTCAAGCTCGAGGCCACGGAAGGCACCAACGACGTCAACCAGCAGATATCGCAGGTCCAGACCCTGATCAACAAGAAGGTGGACGTCCTGGCGATCCTGCCCTTCAACGGCGAGTCGCTCACAGCCGTGGCGCAGAAAGCCATGCAGGCCGGAATCCCCGTGGTCAACATCGATCGGGTCTTCGCCTCCAAAATCGCCTACCGCACCTGGGTCGGTGGCGACAACTACGGCATGGGCGTCAGCGCGGGCAACTTCATCGCGAGCAGGCTCAAAGAGCAGGGCAAGACGAACAATCCGAACATCGTCGAGATAGCGGGCATCGACAATCTGCCGCTGACGCAAGAGCGGAGCTCGGGCTTCTCCGAAGCGCTCGAGTCCCACGGGTTCACGGTGACGGTACGTCAGGCAGCCGAATTCACTCCTCAGTCCGGGCGCACGGTCATGGGCAATGTCCTGCAGTCGCAGGATTCGATCGATGCCGTGTGGAACCACGACGACAACCAGGGCGTGGGCGTGCTCGCGGCGATCAATCAGGCCAACCGCTCCGGCGAGTTCTTCATGGTCGGCGGGGCGGGCTCGAAGAACATGATGGAGCACATCAAGTCCGCGGACGGCCCCATGGTCGCCACCGTCCTCTACCCGCCGACCATGTCCGCCTCGGCGATCAACATCGCCCGGCTCATCGCGCAGGAGCGCAGCATGGCGGACCTCGTCGAACCCGCGGTTCCCAGTGAGATCACGCTCCACTCGGCGACCGTGACCAAGGACAACGTCGACCAGTACCTCGACATCGGATTCTGA
- a CDS encoding ABC transporter permease: protein MTDQPHAETVPETAPETSTASSRSGGPAARLRLAGTNQRQVLGLVAVLAILATVGGITTENFFQVSNFVLLLTQASIIGVVSIGMTFVIISGGIDLSVGAIIALASVWATTGATQEFGTAGMLFTAIAVATVCGLVNGGLIAYGGLVSLIVTIAGMAAFRGLATLISGGRPQIVETPGFSAIATTDILGIPLLVYIFAAVVGIGWLLLNRTTFGRHVFAIGGNPEAARLAGIDVRRVRATVFVLSGVCCGIAAIMLTARTATGASTHGTFYELDAIAAVILGGTLLSGGRGTLIGSILGVLVFTTVTNIFVLNNLSTPIQQIAKGVIIVAAVLLQRRANKEAAT, encoded by the coding sequence GTGACCGACCAGCCCCACGCCGAAACGGTGCCCGAAACGGCGCCGGAAACCAGTACGGCCAGCTCCCGCTCAGGCGGTCCCGCTGCTCGCCTGCGGCTCGCGGGTACCAATCAGCGGCAGGTCCTCGGGCTCGTGGCGGTACTGGCCATCCTCGCCACGGTCGGAGGCATCACCACGGAGAACTTCTTCCAGGTCTCCAACTTCGTCCTGCTGCTCACCCAGGCCTCGATCATCGGGGTCGTGTCCATCGGCATGACCTTCGTCATCATCAGCGGCGGCATCGACCTGTCGGTGGGAGCGATCATCGCGCTCGCCTCGGTGTGGGCCACCACGGGTGCGACGCAGGAATTCGGAACGGCGGGCATGCTGTTCACCGCGATCGCCGTCGCCACCGTCTGCGGCCTCGTCAACGGCGGGCTCATCGCCTACGGGGGGCTCGTCTCGCTCATCGTGACGATCGCCGGGATGGCCGCCTTCCGCGGTCTGGCCACGCTCATCTCCGGAGGACGGCCCCAGATCGTGGAGACCCCGGGTTTCAGCGCGATCGCGACGACCGACATCCTCGGCATCCCGCTGCTCGTCTACATCTTCGCCGCCGTCGTCGGAATCGGCTGGCTGCTGCTCAACCGGACGACGTTCGGACGGCACGTCTTCGCCATCGGCGGTAATCCCGAAGCCGCCCGGCTCGCAGGCATCGACGTCCGGCGGGTGCGGGCCACCGTGTTCGTGCTCTCGGGCGTGTGCTGCGGTATCGCGGCGATCATGCTGACCGCGCGGACGGCCACCGGGGCCAGCACCCACGGCACCTTCTACGAGCTCGACGCCATCGCCGCCGTCATCCTGGGCGGCACCCTGCTCTCCGGCGGCCGCGGGACGCTGATCGGCTCCATTCTCGGTGTCCTCGTGTTCACGACGGTCACCAACATCTTCGTCCTGAACAATCTGTCCACACCCATCCAGCAGATCGCCAAGGGCGTGATCATCGTCGCCGCCGTGCTGCTCCAACGGCGTGCGAACAAAGAGGCGGCCACCTAG
- a CDS encoding sugar ABC transporter ATP-binding protein produces MATSLLEMRGIGKSFPGVRALDGVDLEVRSGEVHCLLGQNGAGKSTLIKILSGAHQADEGTITWQDAPVSLRTPSAAMKLGIATIHQELDLVDGLSIAENIHLGHERSRLGFSRRAEMLHSARKLLERLGHGELDPAREVGGLPSATKQIVSMARALSHEARLIIMDEPSAVLAHDEINGLFRVIGQLTEQGIAVVYISHRLEEIREIGDRVTVLKDGRTVADGLPAKETPTGQVVSLMTGRTVEYAFPERPEASTHEQRPELLRVEHLSRPREFDDVSFTVRAGEIVGLAGLVGSGRSEILQAIYGASKPTTGQVLLNGTRLRPGSVRAAVRAGMGLAPEERKSQALVQYESIARNVSLASLGRYSRLGWVNRGSEHTAAEEATGALQLQPADTRRPVRVLSGGNQQKAVVARWLLANCRLLLLDEPTRGVDVGARAEIYALVRRLADSGVGVVLVSSEIPEVLGLADRVLVLREGRVVGEADAGDIDESQVLDLFMEGSAA; encoded by the coding sequence ATGGCCACGTCCCTGCTCGAGATGCGCGGCATCGGCAAGTCGTTTCCCGGGGTGCGGGCACTCGACGGTGTCGACCTCGAGGTGCGTTCCGGCGAGGTGCACTGCCTGCTCGGCCAGAACGGCGCGGGCAAGTCGACCCTGATCAAGATCCTGTCCGGCGCCCACCAGGCCGACGAGGGAACGATCACCTGGCAGGACGCGCCGGTATCGCTGCGCACCCCGTCGGCGGCGATGAAACTGGGCATCGCCACGATCCACCAGGAACTCGACCTCGTCGACGGCCTGTCCATCGCCGAGAACATCCACCTCGGACACGAACGTTCCCGGCTGGGATTCTCCCGGCGCGCCGAGATGCTCCACTCCGCGCGGAAGCTGCTCGAACGCCTCGGGCACGGTGAGCTGGACCCCGCCCGGGAAGTCGGTGGGCTGCCGTCGGCCACCAAGCAGATCGTCAGCATGGCCCGCGCCCTGTCCCACGAGGCCCGGCTGATCATCATGGACGAGCCGTCCGCCGTGCTCGCCCATGACGAGATCAACGGGCTCTTCCGGGTCATCGGCCAGCTCACCGAGCAGGGCATCGCCGTGGTCTACATTTCCCACCGGTTGGAGGAGATCCGCGAGATCGGTGACCGCGTCACCGTGTTGAAGGACGGCCGGACGGTCGCCGACGGACTCCCGGCGAAGGAAACGCCGACCGGGCAGGTCGTCTCGCTGATGACCGGCCGCACCGTGGAGTACGCCTTCCCGGAACGCCCGGAGGCGAGTACCCACGAGCAGCGCCCCGAGCTGCTGCGGGTGGAGCATCTCTCGCGCCCCCGGGAGTTCGACGACGTCTCCTTCACCGTGCGGGCAGGAGAGATCGTCGGACTCGCCGGTCTCGTGGGATCCGGGCGCTCCGAGATCCTGCAGGCGATCTACGGCGCGAGCAAACCCACGACCGGACAGGTCCTGCTGAACGGCACACGCCTGCGGCCGGGAAGTGTCCGGGCGGCCGTGCGCGCGGGGATGGGCCTCGCCCCGGAGGAGCGCAAGAGCCAGGCGCTCGTGCAGTACGAATCGATCGCCCGCAACGTCTCCCTGGCCTCGCTCGGGCGGTACTCCCGCCTGGGCTGGGTCAACCGTGGGAGCGAGCACACCGCCGCCGAGGAGGCGACCGGCGCGTTGCAGCTGCAGCCCGCCGACACCCGGCGCCCGGTGCGTGTCCTGTCCGGAGGGAACCAGCAGAAAGCGGTCGTCGCACGATGGCTGCTCGCGAATTGCCGACTGCTGCTGCTCGATGAGCCCACCCGCGGCGTCGACGTCGGCGCCCGCGCCGAGATCTATGCACTGGTGCGCCGGCTCGCCGACTCGGGCGTCGGCGTGGTGCTGGTCTCCAGCGAAATCCCCGAAGTGCTCGGCCTGGCCGACCGCGTCCTCGTCCTCCGCGAGGGCCGCGTCGTCGGCGAGGCCGACGCCGGCGACATCGACGAGTCCCAGGTACTCGACCTCTTCATGGAAGGGAGTGCGGCGTGA
- a CDS encoding ROK family transcriptional regulator: MSLRPENAQQARILRLLRGNGPHSRAELGEAIRLSRSKLALEVDRLAEQGFVESGGFAASRGGRRSSIVRLSSKLRFVGIDIGATSVDVAVTNGELDVLGHTSAEVAVHEGPTTVLGKAIELVEKLRAEGVATDVHGAGIGIPGPVSFRDGVPVVPPIMPGWDQYPVRETMSQEFGAPVLVDNDVNLMALGEHHAGVARSIDDFLLVKIGTGIGCGIVVDGDVYRGVSGSAGDIGHIQIDDDGPICTCGNIGCLEAYASGTALARDATAAARAGRSAYLAERLEKSGALSAVDITAAVAAGDPVAVQMLRGSGHRVGQVLASLVSFFNPGLVVIAGGVASAGHSLLAEIRSVVYRRSLPLATGNLPIVLSELADAAGAVGGTRLISDHVFSVPRGTEER, translated from the coding sequence ATGTCGCTACGACCGGAGAACGCGCAGCAAGCGCGAATACTGCGTCTGCTGCGCGGGAACGGTCCCCACTCCCGCGCGGAGCTGGGCGAGGCCATCCGCCTCTCACGCTCGAAACTCGCACTCGAAGTCGACCGGCTCGCCGAGCAGGGATTCGTCGAAAGTGGTGGGTTCGCCGCCTCGCGGGGCGGGCGCCGCTCGTCGATCGTGCGACTGTCCAGCAAGCTCCGGTTCGTCGGCATCGACATCGGGGCGACCTCGGTCGACGTCGCCGTCACGAACGGTGAGCTCGACGTGCTCGGCCACACCTCCGCGGAGGTCGCGGTGCACGAAGGACCGACCACCGTGCTGGGCAAAGCGATCGAGCTGGTCGAAAAGCTGCGTGCCGAGGGGGTGGCCACCGACGTTCACGGCGCGGGCATCGGCATTCCCGGACCGGTGAGTTTCCGCGACGGGGTTCCGGTGGTGCCACCGATCATGCCGGGCTGGGACCAGTACCCGGTGCGGGAGACGATGAGCCAGGAGTTCGGGGCGCCCGTGCTGGTCGACAACGACGTGAACCTGATGGCCCTCGGCGAGCACCACGCGGGCGTGGCCCGGTCGATCGACGATTTCCTCCTGGTCAAGATCGGTACCGGAATCGGCTGCGGCATCGTCGTCGACGGTGACGTGTACCGGGGCGTGTCCGGCAGCGCCGGCGACATCGGCCACATCCAGATCGACGACGACGGCCCGATCTGCACCTGCGGAAACATCGGCTGCCTGGAGGCCTACGCCAGCGGAACCGCCCTCGCCCGCGACGCGACGGCAGCCGCCCGTGCCGGTCGCTCCGCCTACCTCGCCGAGCGGCTCGAGAAGTCGGGAGCACTGTCCGCTGTCGACATCACGGCCGCCGTGGCAGCGGGAGACCCGGTCGCCGTACAGATGTTGCGCGGCAGCGGACACCGCGTCGGTCAGGTGCTGGCCAGCCTGGTGAGCTTCTTCAACCCCGGCCTGGTGGTCATCGCCGGCGGCGTGGCCAGCGCCGGGCACTCGCTGCTGGCGGAGATCCGCAGCGTCGTCTACCGCCGCTCGCTACCGCTGGCGACGGGAAACCTGCCCATCGTCCTGTCCGAACTGGCGGACGCGGCGGGTGCCGTCGGCGGCACCCGACTGATCAGCGACCACGTTTTCTCCGTCCCCCGCGGAACCGAGGAGCGTTAG
- the rox gene encoding rifampin monooxygenase, producing MIDVIVVGGGPTGLMLAGELRLHGVRALVLEKEAEPTGQARALGLHARSVEVMDQRGLLERFLAHGEQVVAGGFFAGIGKRWPERLDTAHSYVLAIPQSITERLLAERATELGAEIRRGCELVGLSQDEHGVSVELADGTRLRSRYLVGCDGGRSTVRRLLGVGFPGEPSRVETLLGEMEMAEDPATVAAIVSEVRKTQYRFGTMPLGDGVYRLVVPAEGVAEDRTASPTLEEFRQQLRAVAGTDFGVHSPRWLSRFGDATRLAERYRTDRVLLAGDAAHIHPPTGGQGLNLGIQDAFNLGWKLAAEVDGRAPEGLLDSYHTERHPVAADVLDNTRAQTELLSTEPGPRAVRRLVSELMDFEEVNRYLIEKITAIGVRYDFGEGHELLGQRMRDIGLKRGSLYEQMHDGRGLLLDQTGRLSVAGWADRVDHVVDVSEELDVPAVLLRPDGHVAWAGDDQQDLLGRLPTWFGAAVS from the coding sequence ATGATTGACGTGATCGTGGTCGGCGGCGGACCGACCGGCCTGATGCTGGCCGGCGAATTGCGGCTGCACGGCGTGCGCGCGCTCGTGCTGGAGAAGGAGGCGGAGCCGACCGGGCAGGCCCGTGCGCTGGGCCTGCACGCACGCAGCGTGGAGGTGATGGATCAGCGCGGTCTGCTGGAGCGGTTCCTCGCGCACGGCGAGCAGGTCGTGGCCGGCGGTTTCTTCGCCGGCATCGGCAAGCGGTGGCCCGAGCGGCTGGACACCGCGCACTCCTATGTCCTGGCCATCCCGCAGAGCATCACCGAGCGCCTGCTGGCCGAGCGCGCCACCGAACTCGGCGCCGAGATCCGGCGCGGCTGCGAACTGGTCGGGCTGAGCCAGGACGAGCACGGGGTGAGCGTCGAGCTGGCCGACGGCACGCGGCTGCGTTCGCGCTACCTCGTCGGCTGCGACGGCGGCCGCAGCACGGTGCGCAGGCTGCTCGGCGTCGGCTTCCCCGGCGAGCCCAGCAGGGTCGAGACGCTGCTGGGCGAGATGGAGATGGCGGAGGACCCGGCGACGGTTGCCGCCATCGTCTCCGAAGTCCGCAAGACCCAATACCGGTTCGGCACCATGCCCCTCGGGGACGGGGTGTATCGCCTCGTCGTGCCAGCCGAGGGGGTGGCCGAGGACCGCACGGCATCGCCGACCCTCGAGGAGTTCCGGCAGCAGCTGCGGGCCGTCGCGGGCACCGACTTCGGCGTGCACTCGCCGCGCTGGCTGTCCCGCTTCGGCGACGCCACCCGGCTGGCCGAGCGCTATCGGACCGACCGGGTGCTGCTGGCCGGCGACGCGGCCCACATCCACCCACCGACCGGCGGGCAGGGCCTCAACCTCGGCATCCAGGACGCGTTCAACCTCGGCTGGAAACTGGCCGCCGAGGTCGACGGCCGGGCCCCGGAGGGGCTGCTGGACAGCTACCACACCGAACGGCACCCGGTGGCCGCCGACGTGCTGGACAACACCCGCGCGCAGACCGAACTGCTGTCCACCGAGCCGGGTCCCCGGGCGGTGCGCCGGCTGGTGTCGGAACTGATGGACTTCGAGGAGGTGAACCGGTACCTGATCGAGAAGATCACCGCCATCGGAGTCCGCTACGACTTCGGCGAGGGACATGAACTGCTCGGCCAACGAATGCGCGACATCGGCTTGAAGCGGGGGAGCCTCTACGAGCAGATGCACGACGGCCGCGGGCTGCTGCTCGACCAGACCGGCCGGCTTTCGGTTGCGGGGTGGGCGGACCGGGTCGATCACGTCGTCGACGTCAGCGAGGAACTGGACGTGCCCGCCGTGCTGCTGCGGCCGGACGGTCACGTGGCGTGGGCCGGGGACGACCAGCAGGATCTGCTCGGTCGGCTGCCCACGTGGTTCGGCGCCGCCGTCAGCTGA
- a CDS encoding cation:proton antiporter domain-containing protein has product MAVALGTSFSFASTPALVALLVGAIVFVAIGALTHEHERPFSSAMIYLVVGLAAAGVIDVLALPWFDLLQDPHMLQRFAELTLVFALFATGLRIARITPTRSWTVLLLLGVVMTATVAAVAAFAGLVMGLSLSAAIILGGILAPTDPVLAGGLGALPPLEAEDEQRDAPVCLSMESGVNDGIAAPFILLGVFLAHRDGAGWLSQWVLADVLYGIGIAVVIGAIGGYGIAALTSWLRERGLVARELDGWVAIGAAFVIFGAAQAAGSYGFIAAFVGGVAFRRFERGRYTRRVHDAADVARNFAELGTILLFASMVNFSGLAQPGVTGWLLVPVLLFVIRPLAVLLALTGVRLPLRDRLFLAWFGVKGVASLYYVGVIIVMGILSPAETATVTWTAVAVVAASIVIHGATASWLRTKLLTPS; this is encoded by the coding sequence ATGGCGGTAGCTCTGGGCACGAGTTTTTCGTTCGCGTCGACCCCCGCGCTCGTCGCCCTGCTGGTGGGCGCGATCGTCTTCGTCGCGATCGGCGCACTCACGCACGAGCACGAGCGCCCGTTCTCCTCCGCGATGATTTATCTGGTCGTGGGTCTGGCCGCGGCTGGTGTGATCGACGTGCTCGCCCTGCCGTGGTTCGACCTGCTGCAGGATCCGCACATGCTGCAGCGCTTCGCCGAACTCACCCTGGTGTTCGCGCTGTTTGCCACCGGCCTGCGCATCGCCCGGATCACCCCCACCCGATCGTGGACGGTGCTGCTGCTGCTCGGGGTCGTGATGACGGCAACGGTCGCCGCCGTCGCGGCGTTCGCCGGCCTGGTGATGGGGCTCTCGCTGAGTGCCGCGATCATTCTCGGCGGAATCCTCGCGCCGACCGATCCGGTACTGGCGGGAGGCCTCGGCGCTCTCCCGCCCCTCGAAGCCGAGGATGAACAGCGGGACGCACCGGTCTGTCTGAGCATGGAGTCCGGTGTCAACGACGGCATCGCGGCCCCGTTCATCCTGCTGGGCGTGTTCCTCGCCCATCGTGACGGAGCGGGCTGGCTTTCCCAGTGGGTGCTGGCCGATGTCCTCTACGGGATCGGGATCGCCGTGGTGATCGGCGCGATCGGCGGCTACGGCATCGCGGCGCTCACGTCGTGGTTGCGCGAGCGTGGGCTCGTGGCGCGCGAACTCGACGGCTGGGTCGCGATCGGCGCCGCGTTCGTGATCTTCGGTGCCGCGCAGGCCGCGGGCAGCTACGGTTTCATCGCCGCGTTCGTGGGAGGTGTCGCGTTCCGGCGCTTCGAGCGCGGTCGCTACACGCGGCGGGTGCATGATGCCGCGGACGTGGCGCGCAACTTCGCCGAACTCGGCACCATCCTGCTCTTCGCGAGCATGGTGAACTTTTCCGGCCTCGCGCAGCCCGGCGTCACCGGGTGGCTGCTGGTGCCCGTGCTGCTGTTCGTGATCCGTCCGCTCGCCGTCCTGCTCGCCCTCACCGGAGTGCGGTTGCCCCTGCGGGATCGGCTTTTCCTGGCCTGGTTCGGTGTCAAGGGCGTCGCCTCGCTCTACTACGTCGGCGTCATCATCGTGATGGGCATCCTGTCCCCGGCCGAAACGGCCACGGTGACGTGGACGGCGGTGGCCGTGGTCGCGGCCTCGATCGTGATCCACGGTGCCACCGCATCCTGGCTGCGCACCAAGCTGCTCACTCCCTCGTGA
- a CDS encoding PepSY domain-containing protein: MVQQQSRLQQAGGGPWHPSTAAAPEAPGGEHTGQITDRVDWSDYALLAKATTLGIAHHEADLFGPANRIGLTLLALALIALVLAGYRMWWLRRPAGAPDTRPTMGPLLRTVPLPLVARLRRPRGAAARAGGAPS; the protein is encoded by the coding sequence CTGGTTCAGCAGCAAAGCAGGCTGCAGCAAGCGGGAGGCGGACCGTGGCATCCGAGCACAGCAGCGGCGCCGGAAGCGCCCGGCGGGGAACACACCGGGCAGATCACCGACCGGGTGGACTGGAGCGACTACGCGCTACTGGCCAAAGCCACCACTCTCGGCATCGCCCACCACGAAGCCGACCTGTTCGGCCCGGCCAACCGGATCGGCCTGACCCTGCTGGCCCTCGCGCTGATCGCGCTCGTCCTCGCCGGATACCGCATGTGGTGGCTGCGCCGCCCGGCAGGCGCTCCGGACACCCGGCCCACCATGGGCCCGCTGCTGCGCACGGTGCCTCTCCCACTAGTTGCTCGGCTTCGGCGCCCTCGTGGTGCTGCTGCCCGTGCTGGGGGGGCTCCTTCCTGA